A genomic stretch from Nitrospirae bacterium YQR-1 includes:
- a CDS encoding tetratricopeptide repeat protein: MKVLLRLKANSNGKKMSVHEVTQAGMTGKLRQVPLKTSDAIVLLIIALTLFIYIQVKDFKFIDYDDPKYVAGNYHVIKGLSLENIKWAFTSIVDSNWLPLTLITHMIDVEVYGLKPGGHHFTNLILHTLNSVLLFILFERLLVSKWTAAFVALMFAVHPMHVESVAWIAERKDVLCGFFWMLTMLSYVQYVQKRKAWLLIFTAFLYMSALMSKPMAVTLPFVLLLMDYWPLKRFQLNSGFKQLLLLIMEKIPMFALSVVSSAVTFYAQKAGGSVAKLEYLPLSERFKNAFAAYITYIIKMIFPTAMAAIYTIENPFPVVKALASLLCLIIFTVLAVIYVKKQPSFFTGWFWFMTTLVPVIGIVQVGSQAMADRYTYIPYVGLFIAIAMAVPKKPSNKIYTAAVAIIFAGVTMFFMLTAHRQVSFWASDVRLFEHALSVTRNNYIAMSHLGAAYTTKGRYEEAEIMLTKSIITQRNYPPAYINLGNTLVRMGRLDEAAANYQIADSLKPGSPYVYNGMGVVMMLKGDTAGAEMYFRKALSADPFYLSAINNLKRLYGNQK; encoded by the coding sequence GTGAAAGTCTTGCTGAGATTGAAAGCCAACTCAAATGGAAAGAAAATGTCCGTCCATGAGGTGACACAGGCCGGCATGACCGGTAAACTCCGGCAGGTTCCGTTAAAAACATCGGATGCAATAGTATTACTTATTATAGCTCTGACACTTTTTATATACATTCAGGTAAAAGATTTCAAGTTTATTGATTATGATGACCCCAAATATGTGGCCGGTAATTACCATGTAATAAAGGGGTTAAGTCTTGAAAACATAAAATGGGCGTTTACATCCATAGTGGACAGCAACTGGCTTCCCCTTACTCTGATAACACATATGATTGATGTAGAGGTGTATGGGCTAAAACCGGGAGGCCATCATTTTACAAATCTGATTCTGCACACACTAAACTCAGTTTTGTTGTTTATCTTGTTTGAGAGACTGCTCGTATCAAAATGGACGGCGGCATTTGTAGCTTTGATGTTTGCAGTTCATCCGATGCACGTTGAGTCTGTTGCATGGATAGCCGAACGTAAGGACGTTCTTTGCGGGTTTTTTTGGATGCTGACAATGCTCTCTTATGTGCAATATGTCCAAAAACGGAAGGCATGGCTGCTCATTTTCACAGCATTTCTCTACATGTCGGCTCTTATGTCTAAACCCATGGCGGTAACGCTTCCTTTTGTACTGCTTCTAATGGATTATTGGCCTCTTAAGAGATTTCAGCTAAACTCAGGGTTTAAACAACTGTTACTGTTAATTATGGAGAAAATTCCAATGTTTGCCCTGAGTGTTGTTTCCTCTGCTGTCACCTTTTATGCCCAGAAAGCCGGCGGCTCTGTTGCGAAGCTGGAGTATCTGCCTCTGAGTGAACGTTTTAAAAATGCCTTTGCCGCCTATATAACATACATAATAAAAATGATATTTCCAACCGCAATGGCAGCCATATATACAATAGAAAACCCGTTTCCAGTGGTAAAGGCTTTGGCATCCTTGCTATGCCTGATAATATTTACGGTATTAGCAGTAATTTATGTAAAAAAGCAGCCGTCATTTTTTACCGGCTGGTTTTGGTTTATGACAACTCTTGTGCCTGTGATAGGCATAGTGCAGGTGGGGTCACAGGCGATGGCGGACAGATATACCTATATTCCCTATGTGGGACTCTTTATTGCTATAGCTATGGCAGTGCCGAAAAAACCTTCAAATAAAATTTACACGGCAGCCGTTGCAATTATATTTGCAGGGGTAACCATGTTTTTTATGCTCACTGCGCACAGACAGGTAAGTTTCTGGGCAAGTGATGTTAGACTCTTTGAACATGCACTATCGGTGACAAGGAATAACTACATAGCTATGAGCCACCTTGGTGCAGCCTACACGACAAAAGGAAGATATGAAGAGGCTGAAATAATGCTGACAAAGTCAATCATCACACAAAGGAATTACCCGCCTGCATATATTAATTTGGGAAATACATTAGTGCGCATGGGAAGATTGGATGAGGCGGCAGCTAATTACCAGATTGCGGATAGTTTAAAGCCTGGCTCCCCCTATGTTTATAACGGCATGGGTGTGGTGATGATGCTCAAGGGAGACACGGCGGGTGCTGAGATGTATTTTAGGAAAGCACTTTCTGCCGATCCGTTTTACCTCTCTGCCATCAATAATCTAAAAAGGCTTTATGGAAACCAAAAGTGA
- a CDS encoding metal-dependent hydrolase has product MPGFKGHLTFGLITGAALSITAVSVSDVKHSLVLPIILSTTAGAVIADFDSESSVPFHVASSIFSILTGIIVFFYFKKKVSGIEELLIWAVGPAATAKFILCPVIKKTLTTHRGMWHSIPAAVIASLAAFLLLQRVSIEMNERFYIALSLGAGYISHLVLDEGKSLVHFKFLIFWSPKKSAGSALKLFGHSKITTLFVYTVLLYLAWCSYPFLMKCHIVLL; this is encoded by the coding sequence ATGCCGGGTTTTAAAGGCCATCTGACATTTGGCTTGATTACAGGGGCGGCTCTTTCAATTACTGCTGTGTCTGTGTCAGACGTTAAGCATTCTTTAGTACTTCCAATTATATTGAGCACAACTGCCGGCGCTGTGATTGCTGATTTCGATTCCGAATCCTCTGTCCCATTTCACGTTGCATCTTCAATCTTTTCAATACTAACAGGAATCATTGTGTTTTTTTACTTCAAAAAAAAAGTGTCCGGCATTGAGGAGCTTCTGATATGGGCTGTAGGGCCTGCTGCCACCGCAAAGTTTATACTCTGTCCTGTCATCAAAAAAACTCTGACTACCCACAGGGGTATGTGGCATTCAATACCGGCAGCCGTAATTGCCTCTTTAGCGGCGTTTCTTCTGTTACAACGTGTCAGCATTGAAATGAACGAAAGATTTTATATTGCGCTGTCACTAGGCGCCGGCTACATAAGCCACCTTGTCCTTGATGAGGGAAAGTCGCTTGTCCACTTTAAATTCCTTATTTTCTGGTCACCCAAAAAGTCAGCCGGCTCGGCATTAAAGCTCTTTGGGCACTCTAAGATAACCACCCTGTTTGTGTATACAGTGTTGCTTTACCTTGCATGGTGTTCGTACCCTTTTCTGATGAAATGTCATATTGTCTTATTATAA